The Chitinophaga niabensis genomic interval TCATCACACGTAAGATCCTGGGCCTGGAAGATTACATTACGATGGGCCACATTGAGGCGATGAACAAAGTAATTGTACTGACGGGTTCTATCGTGGGTGTAGCTTACCTCACAGAATTATTCATGGCCTGGTATTCAGGTAGCCGGTATGAATTTGATACCTTCTATAAGTTCCGCGCCGCAGGTCCCCTGGGCTGGAGCTACTGGATCATGATGACCTGTAACGTACTGTCTCCGCAGGTGTTCTGGTTCAGGAAAATGAGAAGGAATATCATGGTTACCTTTATCATGTCTATCATTGTGAACATCGGTATGTGGTTTGAGCGTTTTGTGATCATCTGTACTTCACTGTACCGCGATTACCTTCCATCCAGCTGGGGCTACTATCGTCCATCCTGGCCTGAGGTTGGTTTCTACCTTGGAACGTTCGGCCTGTTCTTCACCTGTTACTTCCTCTTTGCTAAATACTTCCCGGTTATTGCAGTTGCTGAGATCAAGCACGTGCTGAAAACTTCCGGGCAGAACTATAAAGAGAAGATGGTGAAATACGAAACGGAAGACAATGATAAGTTTGCGCACGATCAGGCGCATCACTAATGAACTGAATTAGATTAACGGATTATAGAATATTATCCATATGGCTGTTAAAAAATTTGTTGTAGGCAGTTTTGATGATGAGGCGGTATTGTTTCCGGCGGTAAAGAAAGTTCGCTCTGCCGGGTACAAGATTCATGATGTGTATACGCCGTTCCCGGTGCATGGCCTGGACCATGCCATGGGCCTGAGAGAAACAAGCCTGCATACTGCCGGTTTCATTTATGGTATTACCGGTACAACTACCGCGTTATCATTTATGAGTTGGGTATTCACAACAGATTGGCCGATGAACATCGGTGGTAAACCTCACTTCCCTTTACCGGCATTCATACCTATCACTTTTGAGTTGACGGTATTGTTTGCAGCGGTAGGTATGGTGATGACCTTTATGTATCTCTGTCAGCTGGCACCTTTTGTAAAGAAACATGTGTTCCATCCCCGTCAGAGCGATGACCTGTTTGTGATGGTGATAGAGCTGACAGAAAAAACACGTGCAGAGGAAGTGAAAGCTTACCTGGACAGTGTTGGCGCGAAAGAGATCAATGAGCAAGAAGTAGAAGCCGGCTGGTGGCTGGGCCGTTTCGATAGAGAAGATAAGTTATTCAGTCAGCGTACCACACCTGTGAACGCGTAATCAAAAAGAAAGATCAGTTAGAAATAAATATTTTGATGAAAAGGACTTCCAACATACTGATTGTAGCTGCTTTAGCCGGTGGAGCCTTACTGGCCGCCTGTAATAAGGGAGCACATAATAGAAAGCCCGGTAAGATCTATGTGCCTGATATGTACGAATCCCGTGCATACGAGTTTTATAATGGTCGCCTGACCAGTCTGAAACCCGTGGATGGTACTGTAAAGAGAGGGTCGCTGCTTCCTTATCACCTGAAAGCAGAGGATACGGCGCAGGCGAACCTGGTTAAGAACCCGTTGGCGTTGGACGAAGCCGGTATCAAAGAAGGTAAACGCCTGTATGATATCTACTGCGGTGTTTGCCATGGTCAGAAACTGGATGGTAACGGACCACTTTATAAAGGTGGTGACGGTCCATACCCGGCTGCACCCGCTAACCTGCTCACCGGTAAAGTAATGGGTTACACAGAAGGACGTATCTTCCATGTGATCACTTTCGGTTACAATGTGATGGGTAGTTATGCCAGCCAGCTGGATATGGAGCAACGCTGGAAAGTGGTAGGTTATATCAAGCAGATGCAGAACGGTGGAAAAGCTCCCGCAGCAACACCTGCAGCAGCTCCTGCTGATTCAACCGCACCGGCAGCAACAGTAGTGGCAGCGAAATAATTTGTTTTAAACGCATTTCAACTTAGTATTTTAATATACAACAGTAATGAAGGACCAATTTGTAGTACCAGCAAGATTAAAAACGACCAGCTTTGTGCTTTTGGGCATTGGCTTGCTGACTTTTTTGATCGGATTATTTGTGTTCAATGATGAGCATGGAGCTACCCGCTTCTGGGCTGGCATTTTGCAGAACAGCACTTACTTTTTGCTGATCGCACTGGCCAGTACTTTCTTCATTGGCGTAACCACTCTGGCACATGGCGGCTGGCAGCTTGGTTTCAGGAGAGTTCCTGAAGCTATCTCCATGGCTGTTCCTGTATTAGGGGGTATCCTGCTTGTGGTGTTGGGTTTTCTGATCTTCGGTCACAAAGGTCATATTTACCATTGGCTGAACCCGCACGGCGACGAGATCCTGGAGAATAAATCTCCTTTCCTGAACGCTTCTTTCGTTTCTATTGCTTCCGTGATCACTATTGGTTTATGGTCTGCATTAACGATCAAGCTGCGTAAGATGTCTCTCGAAGAAGATACCTGGAGCATGGATGCGGAAGCAGGTAAACGCCTTCTCTGGAGGAATACAGTCTGGTGCGCGGGTTTCATTGTTGTATTTGCATTGTCTGTTGGTTCTACCACCCCCTGGATCTGGTTAATGAGCATTGATGCGCATTGGTTCTCTACTATGTACAGCTGGTATACATTTGCCAGTACTTTTGTATCCGGTATGTCCCTGATCGCATTGTTTGTAATATATCTTAAATCTAAAGGTCACCTGGTTTATGTAACAGATGAGCATTTACATGACCTGGGTAAATTCATGTTTGCGTTCAGCATTTTCTGGACTTACCTCTGGTTCTCCCAGTATATGCTGATCTGGTATGCTAACATGCCAGAGGAAACAGTATACTTCCAGCCACGCGTATGGGGTCCGTTCAGGCCTATTTTCTTCCTGAACCTGATCATCAACTTCGTTACGCCGTTGCTGGTATTTATGAAACGTGCTCCTAAACGTAACAATACTACGGTAGCTTTCATGGCTGGTGTGATCATCTTTGGTCACTGGCTGGATTTCTTCCAAATGGTAATGCCAGGTACAGTACACGAACTTAATTTCCCATGGTATGAATTAGGTCTTGGCCTCGGTTTTGTGGGCCTGATCATCTGGATCACCGGTAACCAACTGGCTAAAGCGCCACTGGCTCCGAAGAACCATCCTTACCTGAAAGAAAGTATCGTACACCACACCTGATGCGTGGCGTAGCACAAGAAGAATGAACGTATAGCATTAGATAACTTAATTATTATTCATAGCAATGTCAGGATTTTTAGCAGTTTTAGTAGTTGTTCTCATATTCGTCGTGATCTTCCAGATTGCGAAGGCTAGCGAATATGTGTCCATTCTGAAAGGTGAAAAGAAATCGCGCGAGCAATCCAACCGCATTAACGGTTTCCTGATGATCGTATTCCTGGTGTTGGGATTGATTGGGGTGTGGTGGTGTCATGATCTTTTCGAAGGCAGGATGTTGGGTGAATCTGCTTCCGTTCAGGGAGATGGGATTGATAGCCTGATCAGGGTAACTTTCATCATTACCATGATCGTGTTTGTGATCACACAGATATTACTGTTCTGGTTCGCATTCAAATTCCAGGAAAAAGATGGCCGTACCGCTTTCTATTTCCCGCACAATAATAAACTGGAATTGATCTGGACGGTGATCCCTGCGATTGTACTGACCATCCTGGTAGCTTTTGGTATCCGCCACTGGTTGCGTATCACTTCAGAAGCACCTAAAGATTCCATGATCGTGGAAGTAACCGGTAAACAGTTTAACTGGGTGGTCCGCTATCCTGGTAAAGACGGACAGTTAGGCCGCAAGAACTTTAAACTGATTGACAATGCGATAAACCCATTAGGTCAGGATTGGGCAGACAGCCTGAATACGGACGATGTGATTGCTCCGGACCTGCACGTAGTGGTAAATAAGAATGTAAAACTGATCATTGGTTCCCGCGATGTGGTGCACGACGTTGGTCTGCCTCACTTCCGTCTGAAAATGGACGCAGTACCCGGTATCCCAACCACACTCTGGTTTACGCCAAAGTATACTACTGCCGAAATGAGGAAGAAAACAGGGAATCCTGATTTCGTATATGAACTGTCCTGCGACCAGATGTGTGGTAGCGGTCACTACTCTATGAAAGCTAATATCATCGTGGAAACACAGGCAGAATATGATGCCTGGGTTGCATCGCAGCCTACACAGTTTGCACAGGCGCATCCGGCTCCGGCTGCTTCACCTGCACCAGCTGCGGCCGCAGATTCAACAAAAACGGTAGCACAGGCGCATTAATTTGTGAGGACTTTAGATTGATTTTTGAAGGAGTAAAAAATTAAAGAAATGGCCGGGAGCCTGCCCCGTTTACCGGCTGATCATAAACAGAACTTATTATGAGTAACGAAGCAACATTGCACAATCAGGATTTAATGCATCACGGTGTGGAGCATGGGCATGGTAATGGCCATGATGGTCACGACCATCATCATGAGGAAACATTCATCTCGAAGTATGTTTTCAGCATGGACCATAAGATGATTGCAAAGCAATTCCTCATTACGGGTATTATCTGGGCCATCATTGGTGCATTTTTCTCTGTATTGTTCCGTTTGCAACTGGGTTATCCTGATGCTACTTTCCCCTGGCTGGAAAGCATCCTGGGTCATTGGGCCGAAGGTGGCAGGATCACGCCTGAAGCGTATTATGCGCTGGTGACCATGCACGGTACCATCCTTGTATTCTTTGTATTAACAGCGGGCCTTAGCGGTACCTTCTCCAACCTGCTTATTCCATTGCAGGTAGGTGCGCGCGATATGGCTTCTCCGTTTATGAACATGCTCAGCTACTGGTTCTTCTTCCTGGCCAGCTGCCTGATGATGGCTTCCCTGTTTGTGCAAACTGGTCCTGCTTCCGGTGGATGGACGTCTTATCCTCCATTGAGTGCATTGGGCGATGCTTCTATAGGTTCTAAAATTGGTATGGACCTCTGGCTGATGAGTATGGCGATCTTCGTTGTATCATCCCTGTTAGGTTCCCTTAACTATATTTCCACTATCCTGAACATGCGTACGAAAGGCATGAGCATGACCAAGATGCCGCTTACTATCTGGGCGTTCTTCTTCACCGCTGTGCTTGGTGTATTGTCTTTCCCCGTGTTACTGAGTGGTTTCGTACTGTTGCTGTTCGACCGTCATGGTGGTACCAGCTTCTACCTGAGCGAGATCTTTGTAGCGGGTAAAGTATTACCTAATGAAGGTGGTTCTGCTATCCTCTATCAACACTTGTTCTGGTTCCTTGGTCACCCTGAGGTGTATATCATTATCCTCCCTGCGATGGGTATGGTATCTGAGATCCTGGCGGTGAATTCCCGGAAACCGATCTTCGGTTACCTGGCGATGGTGGGTTCTATCTTTGCGATCACTTTGCTGGCCTTCCTCGTATGGGCGCACCACATGTTCGTAACAGGGTTGAATCCGTTCTTAGGGGCCTTCTTCGTACTCTTAACATTACTGATTGCGGTACCTTCCGCCATCAAGGTGTTCAACTGGATCACTACCATCTGGCGCGGGAATATCAGGTTCACACCTGCTTCCCTGTTCTCTATCGGTTTTGTGAGCACGTTCATCTCTGGTGGTTTAACAGGTATCTGGTTAGGTAACTCCGCGATAGACATTCACCTGCATGATACGATGTTTGTAATTGCACACTTCCACATTGTAATGGGTGTGTCTGCATTCTTCGGTATGTTTGCCGGTATCTACCATTGGTTCCCTAAATTGTACGGCCGTTATATGAACCAAACACTGGGCTTTATCCACTTCTGGATCACGCTCGTAGGTGCTTACCTCATCTTCTGGCCAATGCACTACATGGGTATGGCAGGTATGCCACGCCGTTACTTCGATTACTCTAACTGGACGTCTTTCAACATGTTCGGCGGGCTGAATGAATTCATCAGCTTTGTGGTGATCATCGTGTTTGCTACACAACTGTTATTCGTTTTCAACTTCTTCTATAGCATATTCAAAGGCCGTAAGCTCACCACACCCAATCCGTGGCAAGCTACTACCCTTGAGTGGACCACTCCGATCAATCCCGGTCACGGTAACTGGCCTGGTGAAATTCCGGAAGTTCACCGTTGGGCTTATGATTACAGCAAGGATGGTAAGGACTTCATTCCTCAAACCGTTCCTGTATCACCTGACGAATCCAAGCACTAGTTGAAGGAATTTGCGAAGGAGATAAGAAATCGTGAAGAAATAAAATGTTGCAAGAAAATTCCATAAAGTTGTCGGTATCATACGCCATTGCGAGTAGAGTAAGGGATTACTTCATGATGATGAAATTCACACTCACATTCATGGTGGTATTCTCCTGTGTGGTTGCGTATTTACTGGCACCCGGTGTGAAATTTGAATTGCTGAAAGTTCTTTTATTATTTGCGGGCGGTATACTGGTATCCGGTTCTGCCAACACTATCAACCAGATACTGGAAAAAGACACAGACAAGCTGATGGCCCGTACGGCTACAAGGCCTATTCCGGCCGGCAGATTGTCTGTATCAGAAGCAAGTATTGTGGCATTGGTAACAGGCCTGGCAGGAATTGCCATCCTGGGGTTTGGTTTTAACTGGCTTGCAGCAGGTGTTAGTCTTGCTTCCCTGGTGTTATATGGTTTTGTATACACACCCTGGAAGAAATGGAATTCACTGGCAGTGCTGGTAGGTGCTATCCCTGGAGCTTTGCCTCCATTGATCGGCTGGGTGGCAGGAGCCAACAGTTTCTCTGAAGGGGGATGGGCTTTGTTTGCGATACAGTTCCTGTGGCAGTTTCCGCACTTCTGGGCAATAGCCTGGGTAGCGCATACTGATTATACAAGAGCTGGTTTCAAACTGATGCCAACAGACAGGGGGCCGGGTAAAGTGATTGCATTGCAATCCGCCATGTATGCCATGTTACTGATCCCTGCGGGCATAGCACCTTACCTGTTAAAGATAACAGGGCCTATTTCTGCAGTGGTGGCCATCCTGATCGGCGGTTTTTATTTATACCGTGCGATTGAGCTGTACCGGAAATGTGACGTGCCGTCTGCCCGCAAACTGATGTTTGGATCATACATTTACCTGGCAGTGATATTGCTGGGGTTGTTGTTTGATAAAGTAAATTTGTGAGGGAAATGATTACAATGAGCGCATCAAGAAATAAGATACATCCGCACAAGTATTCCATGTGGATCGCTATGGCCAGCATCACGATGATGTTCATAGGGTTCACCAGCGCTTACGTTGTGAAACGGGCACAGGCCAACTGGCAAAGTTTCAGCCTGCCTACTATCTTCTGGGTATCTACGGCATTGATCCTCACCAGTAGTCTGACCATTCACTTAGCCCTGCGCCAGTTCAAAGCGCGTAACATGAGCAGTTATAAACAACTGATCACGTTAACAGCCTTACTGGGCATCGCATTTGCTGTTTGCCAGGTGATCGGTTTTTCAGATATGAAGAGCCATGGCCTTACATTGGACAGTACGGTTTCTGCCTCGTTCATATATGTGATCGTTGGCGCGCACATCCTGCACGTGCTGGGTGGTGTGATCGTACTGCTGATACTGTTTGCAAGGGCTTACAGAACAAGGATCAGAACTTACAGCGCCGTGCCGATCGAAGTGGCTTCCACCTACTGGCATTTTGTAGACGGTCTGTGGATCTATCTGTTGATCTTTTTCAGCCTTGCGAGATAATTAAGATACTGTTTAGAAAAATAAAATTCATAATTCGTACAAATGGATAACGCAGTAACAGCGAAGAAAAAATGGTGGAGCGGTGGGCATTCGCCCTTCAGTGTGAGCTATGGCAAGTTGATGATGTGGTATTTCCTGATCTCGGATGCCTTTACGTTCGGCGCATTGCTGATCGCTTATGGTACCCAAAGATTCATGGCTCAAGCCTGGCCTGATCCTAACGTAGTGTTCAAGTCGTTCCCTTTCATGGGGCATACGGAGCTTCCGCTGGTATTTGTGAGCTTGATGACCTTCATCCTGATCATGAGTTCCGTTACCATGGTATTAGCGGTACATGCCGGTCATAATATGGACAAGAAAGCCGTGGCAAGATGGCTGATCCTGACCATCATCGGTGGTATCATGTTCCTGAGCTGCCAGGCCTGGGAGTGGACGCACTTACATCATGAAGGCGCATGGTGGGGCAGAAATCCTTTCATCAATCACGATGGTACTGCAGCACTTTCCACTAACTTTACTGACTTCTTCTTTACCATCACAGGGTTCCACGGTTT includes:
- a CDS encoding DUF3341 domain-containing protein; the protein is MAVKKFVVGSFDDEAVLFPAVKKVRSAGYKIHDVYTPFPVHGLDHAMGLRETSLHTAGFIYGITGTTTALSFMSWVFTTDWPMNIGGKPHFPLPAFIPITFELTVLFAAVGMVMTFMYLCQLAPFVKKHVFHPRQSDDLFVMVIELTEKTRAEEVKAYLDSVGAKEINEQEVEAGWWLGRFDREDKLFSQRTTPVNA
- a CDS encoding c-type cytochrome — its product is MKRTSNILIVAALAGGALLAACNKGAHNRKPGKIYVPDMYESRAYEFYNGRLTSLKPVDGTVKRGSLLPYHLKAEDTAQANLVKNPLALDEAGIKEGKRLYDIYCGVCHGQKLDGNGPLYKGGDGPYPAAPANLLTGKVMGYTEGRIFHVITFGYNVMGSYASQLDMEQRWKVVGYIKQMQNGGKAPAATPAAAPADSTAPAATVVAAK
- a CDS encoding quinol:cytochrome C oxidoreductase, which encodes MKDQFVVPARLKTTSFVLLGIGLLTFLIGLFVFNDEHGATRFWAGILQNSTYFLLIALASTFFIGVTTLAHGGWQLGFRRVPEAISMAVPVLGGILLVVLGFLIFGHKGHIYHWLNPHGDEILENKSPFLNASFVSIASVITIGLWSALTIKLRKMSLEEDTWSMDAEAGKRLLWRNTVWCAGFIVVFALSVGSTTPWIWLMSIDAHWFSTMYSWYTFASTFVSGMSLIALFVIYLKSKGHLVYVTDEHLHDLGKFMFAFSIFWTYLWFSQYMLIWYANMPEETVYFQPRVWGPFRPIFFLNLIINFVTPLLVFMKRAPKRNNTTVAFMAGVIIFGHWLDFFQMVMPGTVHELNFPWYELGLGLGFVGLIIWITGNQLAKAPLAPKNHPYLKESIVHHT
- a CDS encoding cytochrome c oxidase subunit II — its product is MSGFLAVLVVVLIFVVIFQIAKASEYVSILKGEKKSREQSNRINGFLMIVFLVLGLIGVWWCHDLFEGRMLGESASVQGDGIDSLIRVTFIITMIVFVITQILLFWFAFKFQEKDGRTAFYFPHNNKLELIWTVIPAIVLTILVAFGIRHWLRITSEAPKDSMIVEVTGKQFNWVVRYPGKDGQLGRKNFKLIDNAINPLGQDWADSLNTDDVIAPDLHVVVNKNVKLIIGSRDVVHDVGLPHFRLKMDAVPGIPTTLWFTPKYTTAEMRKKTGNPDFVYELSCDQMCGSGHYSMKANIIVETQAEYDAWVASQPTQFAQAHPAPAASPAPAAAADSTKTVAQAH
- a CDS encoding cytochrome c oxidase subunit I is translated as MSNEATLHNQDLMHHGVEHGHGNGHDGHDHHHEETFISKYVFSMDHKMIAKQFLITGIIWAIIGAFFSVLFRLQLGYPDATFPWLESILGHWAEGGRITPEAYYALVTMHGTILVFFVLTAGLSGTFSNLLIPLQVGARDMASPFMNMLSYWFFFLASCLMMASLFVQTGPASGGWTSYPPLSALGDASIGSKIGMDLWLMSMAIFVVSSLLGSLNYISTILNMRTKGMSMTKMPLTIWAFFFTAVLGVLSFPVLLSGFVLLLFDRHGGTSFYLSEIFVAGKVLPNEGGSAILYQHLFWFLGHPEVYIIILPAMGMVSEILAVNSRKPIFGYLAMVGSIFAITLLAFLVWAHHMFVTGLNPFLGAFFVLLTLLIAVPSAIKVFNWITTIWRGNIRFTPASLFSIGFVSTFISGGLTGIWLGNSAIDIHLHDTMFVIAHFHIVMGVSAFFGMFAGIYHWFPKLYGRYMNQTLGFIHFWITLVGAYLIFWPMHYMGMAGMPRRYFDYSNWTSFNMFGGLNEFISFVVIIVFATQLLFVFNFFYSIFKGRKLTTPNPWQATTLEWTTPINPGHGNWPGEIPEVHRWAYDYSKDGKDFIPQTVPVSPDESKH
- the cyoE gene encoding heme o synthase — translated: MSVSYAIASRVRDYFMMMKFTLTFMVVFSCVVAYLLAPGVKFELLKVLLLFAGGILVSGSANTINQILEKDTDKLMARTATRPIPAGRLSVSEASIVALVTGLAGIAILGFGFNWLAAGVSLASLVLYGFVYTPWKKWNSLAVLVGAIPGALPPLIGWVAGANSFSEGGWALFAIQFLWQFPHFWAIAWVAHTDYTRAGFKLMPTDRGPGKVIALQSAMYAMLLIPAGIAPYLLKITGPISAVVAILIGGFYLYRAIELYRKCDVPSARKLMFGSYIYLAVILLGLLFDKVNL
- a CDS encoding cytochrome c oxidase subunit 3: MSASRNKIHPHKYSMWIAMASITMMFIGFTSAYVVKRAQANWQSFSLPTIFWVSTALILTSSLTIHLALRQFKARNMSSYKQLITLTALLGIAFAVCQVIGFSDMKSHGLTLDSTVSASFIYVIVGAHILHVLGGVIVLLILFARAYRTRIRTYSAVPIEVASTYWHFVDGLWIYLLIFFSLAR
- a CDS encoding cytochrome c oxidase subunit 3, with the protein product MDNAVTAKKKWWSGGHSPFSVSYGKLMMWYFLISDAFTFGALLIAYGTQRFMAQAWPDPNVVFKSFPFMGHTELPLVFVSLMTFILIMSSVTMVLAVHAGHNMDKKAVARWLILTIIGGIMFLSCQAWEWTHLHHEGAWWGRNPFINHDGTAALSTNFTDFFFTITGFHGLHVTSGVVLNIIVLINVLKGTYEHRGHYEMVEKVGLYWHFVDLVWVFVFTCFYLL